AGGGCAtagcgccgctgccgccgccgtcgcccgtaGCTCTTCCCTAGTCGTCGCTGGCCCTAGAACAACGCCagcccggagctccgcccatGCTGCCGGAGAGAagctcctccctcgtcgccgcTGCCCCAAAGCTCCGcgtacgccgccgccgcccttagCCCAAGGCCACCCGAAgctccgcctcgtcgccgtcgccgttgaCTCAACGATCCGCCCTCCTACAGCTGTAACCCGGACCACTACTTCGTAGATCCATGGCCAATGTCAACGGCCCCGATCCGCCGCCAAGGCCCCCGATCTGCCACCAACTTCAGAAATCGTCCGCCACCGCACCCCTCCGCTGCCATTTTCTCACTGCCATCTCTCGCCACCGTGCCACGCTCCTCCACCAGGTCAGTCCCTTCAACCGCGCCAACTACCTACAACGCCGGTCACCGAGCAAGGCTACTGCGAGGTGCGCTCTGTAGCTACTGCTatttctctcttcctccttgcgcTGTCAAttgctttttatttcttcagaTCACGCAAGTTGTGATTCTCGTGTTCTGAACTTTATGTATTTTTGCTGCAGCGACTGAGCCACTACATGCCCGGGTTTGCATCGATCTATCTCTTCCTCCAAGGTAACCTTGATTCTTTTCCTCCTTCCGGTCATGAATGTGGTCACTTCTGTGTGACAGTAGTAGAACAAATAAAGAAGTTATATATCTTTTATAAAGTAAATTTGTATTGGGTTTCAGGGctttttctttgtgttcttGTTCAATTTAGAAGCTTAAGGGAGAATTTCTGAGTCAACATGCTATCCAGTTCATACCAGTTTGAGAGTGTTCAAAGGGGATTGAAGATTGATGGGATTAAAGGTGAAGTATTAGTACAGAGAGATTGCTCAATGATTGCCTAAATAATGTGTACAGATAATGGAGAGCTAAAATTCAGTTGTTTAGCAGTGTTACATGTTTAGTTAGTCATCATTTGCTGAGTAGAAGCTGAGCTTTCGTCTTTATGTTCATTAATGGTATTTTTGCCCATCAGGTTGTTTCGTAAGCTGTCAGGTTCAAGAAAATCAACTGGCATCTTCAGTTTATAAATCAGTACATTTACACTTAATTGGCCAACTTTTTGGTTAAACCTGGTGAAGCGGTGTATAAGAATTTAATCTAAGTGTCCTTAGGCAGGGCCTGTATAAGAATTTAATTGCCACAAGGGTCACGACTATTTAGACTAGCTTATTCATAAATTATATTCAGAGTATAGTTCTTGGCTTTATAAATCGGGACCCTAGCATTTTACTAACCCTGccaagaaataaatatttctaGAGTCCCAGGTAGCACACTGTTTTCAGTGGAGAATATATAAGCTGGACAC
The Brachypodium distachyon strain Bd21 chromosome 2, Brachypodium_distachyon_v3.0, whole genome shotgun sequence genome window above contains:
- the LOC112270984 gene encoding uncharacterized protein LOC112270984 isoform X1 — protein: MSTAPIRRQGPRSATNFRNRPPPHPSAAIFSLPSLATVPRSSTRSVPSTAPTTYNAGHRARLLRATEPLHARVCIDLSLPPRMCPRMRTGSHGFSTLCWPLLHHHNHSSPQPLPVTLQPKERWRGMIKATSRKAG
- the LOC112270984 gene encoding uncharacterized protein LOC112270984 isoform X2 gives rise to the protein MSTAPIRRQGPRSATNFRNRPPPHPSAAIFSLPSLATVPRSSTRSVPSTAPTTYNAGHRARLLRATEPLHARVCIDLSLPPRMCPRMRTGSHGFSTLCWPLLHHHNHSSPQPLPVTLQPKESLQGQGGS